In Phycisphaerales bacterium, the following proteins share a genomic window:
- a CDS encoding homogentisate 1,2-dioxygenase codes for MPFYTRLGELPKARHTQFRRPDGALYSEELFGTEGFVGPTSTMYHIHPPTQVSGWKTLYSTKPEYVEVDTMRMRHLKTMPMEPKGDPVTGRVVLFGNADCEMSICVPRDPMDYHFKNGQGDECLFIHYGSGTLYTSFGTLKFGPKDYIIIPKGIVYRMVFDEPKSKDEPHPRFLCIETANGSHILPPPRYLSNKTAQFLEHAPYCERDLRLPQLPLTYDERGEFEVRIKARDCVHSYTYSYHPLDIVGWDGCYYPYIFNIDDFAPITGKLHMPPPIHQTFEAHNFVICSFCPRLLDWHPEAIPVPYNHSNLDSDEVLYYVEGNYKARKGIEVGSITAHPQGIPHGPHPGTVEKSLGAKFTNELAVMCDTFRPLFPTRAALDLDDSKYPASWQGEHFSTGSRNGHPGANANSPDAADGSEPVTTWT; via the coding sequence ATGCCTTTTTACACGCGACTGGGCGAGCTGCCCAAGGCCCGCCACACGCAGTTCCGCCGCCCTGATGGCGCGCTTTACTCCGAAGAGCTCTTCGGCACAGAGGGCTTCGTCGGGCCGACGTCCACCATGTACCACATCCATCCTCCCACCCAAGTGTCCGGGTGGAAAACGCTCTACTCGACGAAGCCCGAGTACGTCGAGGTGGACACCATGCGCATGCGCCACCTCAAGACGATGCCGATGGAGCCCAAGGGCGATCCAGTCACCGGGCGCGTGGTGCTGTTCGGCAATGCCGACTGCGAGATGTCCATCTGCGTGCCCAGGGACCCGATGGACTACCACTTCAAGAACGGTCAGGGCGACGAGTGCCTGTTCATCCATTACGGCAGCGGCACACTCTACACGAGTTTCGGCACGCTCAAGTTCGGGCCCAAGGACTACATCATCATTCCCAAGGGCATCGTGTATCGCATGGTGTTCGATGAACCGAAGAGCAAGGACGAGCCGCACCCGCGATTCCTCTGCATCGAGACCGCCAACGGATCGCACATCCTCCCGCCGCCGCGCTATCTGAGCAACAAGACGGCGCAGTTTCTTGAGCACGCGCCCTACTGCGAGCGCGACCTGCGCCTGCCTCAACTGCCGCTGACCTATGACGAGCGCGGCGAGTTCGAAGTGCGCATCAAAGCGCGCGACTGCGTGCATTCGTACACCTACTCGTACCACCCGCTGGACATCGTGGGCTGGGACGGCTGCTACTACCCGTACATTTTCAACATCGACGACTTCGCGCCCATCACGGGCAAACTGCACATGCCCCCGCCGATCCACCAGACGTTCGAAGCCCACAACTTCGTCATCTGCTCGTTCTGCCCGCGCCTGCTCGACTGGCACCCCGAAGCGATCCCCGTGCCCTACAACCACAGCAACCTCGACTCGGACGAAGTTCTCTACTACGTCGAGGGCAATTACAAGGCGCGCAAGGGGATCGAAGTCGGCTCCATCACGGCGCATCCGCAGGGCATCCCCCACGGCCCGCACCCCGGCACGGTGGAGAAGAGTCTCGGCGCCAAGTTCACCAACGAACTGGCGGTCATGTGCGATACATTCCGCCCGCTGTTTCCGACCAGAGCGGCGCTCGATCTCGACGACTCGAAGTACCCCGCCAGCTGGCAGGGCGAGCACTTCTCCACGGGCAGCCGCAACGGCCATCCGGGAGCGAACGCCAACTCGCCCGACGCGGCGGATGGGAGCGAACCCGTCACGACCTGGACGTGA
- a CDS encoding DinB family protein, with protein MTENQTCAPHTASPAAAGASVCGIAPIREILEQVRVLLTSMTDEQYVRSPVGAFQSSVGGHIRHSLDHIGALLRGFESGEIDYEARERGTAVESSRTAALDRIASLDAHLAGRLSEAPERPVRTWLMLRSDSPPVELVSTLGRESAFVLSHTIHHNAMVAAMLRIMQVEMPERFGYAPGTIAHLKRQSCAR; from the coding sequence ATGACCGAAAACCAGACCTGTGCTCCGCACACTGCAAGTCCCGCCGCGGCGGGCGCCTCGGTCTGCGGGATTGCGCCCATTCGCGAGATCCTCGAGCAGGTTCGGGTGTTGCTCACATCGATGACTGACGAGCAGTACGTCCGGTCGCCCGTGGGAGCTTTCCAGAGCAGCGTCGGAGGGCACATCCGCCACAGCCTCGATCACATCGGGGCCCTGCTCAGGGGATTCGAGAGCGGCGAGATCGATTACGAGGCCCGGGAGCGCGGCACGGCGGTCGAAAGCAGCCGCACCGCCGCACTCGATCGGATTGCATCGCTCGACGCGCATCTGGCGGGGCGTCTGAGCGAGGCGCCGGAGCGTCCGGTGCGGACGTGGCTCATGCTCCGCAGCGATTCGCCGCCGGTCGAACTGGTCTCGACGCTGGGCCGCGAAAGCGCCTTCGTGCTCAGCCACACGATCCACCACAACGCCATGGTCGCCGCGATGCTGCGCATCATGCAAGTCGAGATGCCTGAGCGCTTCGGCTACGCGCCTGGCACCATCGCCCATCTCAAACGCCAGTCATGTGCACGGTGA
- a CDS encoding NUDIX domain-containing protein has product MAERSGPGDSLGVAIRTDIVEAFIFRRTGADGVELLQLLRHRRAAVSPATWQPVLGHIEADETAIDAIRREVFEETGLTRDARLGLWQLEQVHPFYMAAINAVLLCPRFAAEVISDWEPKLNGEHEAHRWVTDAEVRRCFVWPGQRAAIDELRRDILDPDSPCAALLRIE; this is encoded by the coding sequence ATGGCTGAGCGAAGCGGTCCCGGTGACTCACTTGGCGTGGCGATTCGCACCGACATTGTCGAAGCGTTCATCTTCCGCAGAACCGGCGCAGATGGAGTAGAACTGCTGCAACTGCTGCGCCATCGGCGGGCGGCGGTGTCGCCGGCGACCTGGCAGCCCGTGCTCGGCCACATCGAAGCGGATGAAACAGCGATCGACGCCATCCGGCGCGAGGTGTTCGAGGAAACGGGGCTGACACGCGATGCGCGCCTGGGATTGTGGCAGTTGGAACAGGTGCATCCGTTCTACATGGCGGCGATCAACGCCGTGCTTCTGTGCCCGCGGTTCGCCGCGGAAGTGATCTCAGACTGGGAGCCGAAGTTGAACGGCGAACACGAGGCGCACCGCTGGGTGACGGATGCTGAGGTGCGCCGCTGTTTCGTCTGGCCGGGTCAGCGGGCGGCCATCGACGAACTGCGCCGCGACATTCTCGATCCCGACTCGCCGTGTGCGGCACTGCTTCGCATCGAGTGA
- a CDS encoding anthranilate synthase component I family protein, whose protein sequence is MNVIDVLLAAPASQPLVVLNSGRLHERWSRWSMVAQPAGVFSHRAGRTCWQAFDGACDAAPRFSNNPLIDLQRLGERLGAPRAAPDGAEPAWRGGWIGYMSYEFGQSIEPRASARRADKRSNWPLYEWMWCPVVYMHDAASHRWYRADLMRCAPVDDENLRASLALGEPTLPSTTAPLEPWRPVQSQVEIEQAIARTIEYIHAGDIFQANIARQFVSRLNVGSRELAAAAWRAAPNWYSAYIECAEDRQVLSLSPELFIEVDRRSRDIITRPLKGTAGASAQRSALEQSDKDEAELNMIVDLMRNDLGRVCEFGSVHVSQQRAIESHPTVHHGVATIEGRLRESTRLPELIGAVFPAGSITGAPKIRAMQIIDELEPFARGPYCGSIGYIGADRIALNVAIRTMTIEGRAATYAAGAGIVADSDPSRECEEMAAKTAVVQGLAAAPRGPFAETADAGKALTHG, encoded by the coding sequence GTGAATGTCATTGACGTGCTGCTGGCGGCGCCGGCGAGTCAGCCCCTGGTCGTTCTGAACTCCGGGCGCCTGCATGAGCGCTGGTCGCGCTGGTCGATGGTGGCCCAGCCCGCTGGAGTGTTCAGCCATCGCGCCGGCCGAACCTGCTGGCAGGCCTTCGATGGCGCGTGCGACGCTGCTCCTCGGTTTTCCAATAACCCCCTCATCGATCTGCAGCGGCTCGGCGAGCGCCTCGGTGCGCCGCGCGCCGCCCCGGACGGGGCCGAGCCGGCTTGGCGCGGCGGGTGGATCGGCTACATGTCCTACGAGTTTGGGCAGTCGATCGAGCCGCGGGCCTCGGCCCGGCGCGCCGACAAGCGCTCAAACTGGCCGCTCTACGAGTGGATGTGGTGCCCCGTGGTCTACATGCACGATGCGGCAAGCCATCGGTGGTACCGCGCCGATCTGATGCGCTGCGCCCCCGTCGACGATGAAAACCTTCGCGCATCGCTGGCGCTGGGAGAGCCGACTTTGCCGAGTACCACGGCCCCGCTCGAGCCATGGCGACCAGTGCAGTCGCAGGTGGAGATCGAACAGGCTATCGCCCGGACGATCGAGTACATTCACGCCGGCGACATCTTCCAGGCCAACATCGCGCGCCAGTTCGTATCGCGGCTCAACGTCGGGTCCCGCGAACTGGCCGCGGCAGCCTGGCGGGCAGCGCCGAACTGGTACTCGGCCTACATCGAGTGCGCTGAAGACCGGCAGGTGCTGTCGCTGTCGCCCGAGTTGTTCATCGAAGTGGATCGACGCAGCCGCGACATCATCACGCGTCCACTCAAGGGCACGGCGGGGGCTTCGGCGCAGCGCTCGGCGCTGGAACAGAGCGACAAAGACGAGGCTGAACTCAACATGATCGTCGATCTCATGCGAAACGACCTCGGCCGGGTGTGCGAATTCGGCTCCGTGCACGTGTCGCAGCAGCGGGCGATCGAATCGCACCCGACGGTGCACCACGGCGTGGCGACCATCGAGGGCCGTCTGCGCGAGTCGACTCGACTGCCCGAACTCATCGGCGCTGTCTTTCCCGCCGGCTCGATCACCGGAGCGCCCAAGATCCGCGCCATGCAGATCATCGATGAACTCGAGCCTTTTGCGCGAGGGCCCTATTGTGGCTCGATCGGCTACATCGGCGCCGACCGGATCGCACTCAACGTCGCCATCCGCACGATGACCATCGAAGGCCGGGCGGCGACATACGCCGCGGGCGCGGGGATCGTCGCGGATTCGGATCCGAGCCGTGAGTGCGAAGAGATGGCGGCCAAGACCGCGGTGGTGCAGGGGCTCGCCGCGGCGCCGCGAGGGCCGTTCGCGGAGACGGCGGACGCTGGAAAGGCGCTCACCCATGGCTGA
- the zwf gene encoding glucose-6-phosphate dehydrogenase, which produces MKPIAAAPCVLVVFGASGDLTRRKIIPALFDLFQRGQTPKGLTVLGVSRTEMSDDDFRGHLREWAQRFATRFTEDEWTRFARTIHYCAADGTEPEAYQQISSDIDRASTEHDSGNNILFYLSVAPQLYERIIECINQSGLVTEGKRWCSINRDAAPWQRIIVEKPFGVDLRSAQSLNRALGRAFEEESIYRIDHYLGKELVQNLLVLRFANTIFEPLWNRRYIHHVQITAAEKVGVESRGSFYDRAGALRDMIQSHLMQVLALVAMEPPGRYADTHIRREKIKVSDCIRVVTPQEAPLRCALGQYGPGLGGQVAYRDIKGVAPESTTETFAAIRLDIDNWRWSGVPFFLRTGKAMARKLTEVVLTFREPPIDLFSPICEGEPDCVRRPPNRLIINIQPDEGISLRFEGKIPGAMRIDSIKLDFDYLARFGGEPIEAYGPLLLDAMRGDQTLFKHRDEVEGAWSAVMPFLDPDLRRDIAGNYAPGSWGPRESEDLLAKSGCAWHNPSDEETR; this is translated from the coding sequence ATGAAGCCGATTGCCGCTGCTCCATGTGTCCTGGTCGTTTTCGGCGCCTCGGGCGATCTGACGCGCCGCAAGATCATTCCGGCGCTGTTCGATCTCTTTCAGCGCGGCCAGACGCCAAAGGGCCTGACGGTGCTGGGCGTGAGCCGGACGGAAATGAGCGATGACGACTTTCGCGGACACCTGCGCGAGTGGGCCCAGCGCTTCGCCACGCGGTTCACGGAAGACGAGTGGACGCGCTTCGCCCGGACGATTCACTACTGCGCCGCCGATGGGACAGAGCCCGAGGCGTATCAGCAGATCTCGAGTGACATCGATCGCGCCTCGACCGAGCACGACAGCGGCAACAACATCCTGTTCTATCTCTCGGTCGCGCCGCAGTTGTATGAGCGGATCATCGAGTGCATCAATCAATCCGGCCTGGTCACCGAGGGCAAGCGATGGTGCAGCATCAACCGCGACGCAGCGCCCTGGCAGCGGATCATCGTCGAAAAGCCGTTCGGCGTCGATCTGCGATCGGCGCAGTCGCTGAATCGCGCGCTGGGCCGCGCGTTTGAGGAAGAGTCGATCTACCGCATCGACCATTACCTCGGCAAGGAACTCGTGCAGAACCTGCTGGTCCTCCGGTTCGCGAACACGATCTTCGAACCGCTGTGGAATCGGCGCTACATCCACCACGTGCAGATCACCGCGGCGGAAAAGGTGGGGGTCGAATCGCGCGGCTCGTTCTACGACCGTGCCGGCGCGCTGCGCGACATGATCCAGAGCCATCTCATGCAGGTCCTGGCGCTGGTGGCGATGGAGCCGCCGGGCCGCTACGCGGATACGCACATCCGGCGCGAGAAGATCAAGGTCTCCGATTGCATTCGAGTCGTGACGCCGCAGGAGGCGCCGCTGCGATGCGCGCTGGGGCAATATGGCCCGGGGCTGGGCGGCCAGGTCGCCTATCGCGACATCAAAGGGGTAGCTCCTGAATCGACCACTGAGACCTTCGCCGCGATCCGCCTGGACATCGACAACTGGCGCTGGTCCGGCGTGCCGTTTTTCCTGCGCACCGGCAAGGCGATGGCCCGCAAACTCACGGAGGTGGTGCTGACTTTCCGCGAGCCGCCCATCGACCTGTTCAGCCCCATCTGCGAAGGTGAGCCCGACTGTGTCCGAAGGCCGCCCAATCGCCTGATTATCAACATTCAGCCCGACGAAGGAATCAGTCTGCGATTCGAAGGCAAAATCCCCGGCGCCATGCGCATCGACTCGATCAAACTCGACTTCGACTACCTGGCCCGATTCGGAGGCGAGCCGATCGAAGCCTACGGCCCGCTGCTGCTCGACGCGATGCGCGGCGATCAGACGCTCTTCAAGCACCGGGATGAAGTGGAGGGGGCGTGGAGCGCCGTCATGCCGTTTCTCGATCCGGACCTGCGTCGGGACATCGCCGGAAACTACGCGCCCGGTTCCTGGGGCCCCCGGGAATCGGAAGATTTGCTGGCAAAATCGGGTTGTGCATGGCATAATCCAAGCGACGAGGAGACGCGCTAG
- a CDS encoding prepilin-type N-terminal cleavage/methylation domain-containing protein yields the protein MRAGFTLLEMLILMALTALLVSILTPSLSSSRSSARNIECMNNLRQIGTMHFDPLSKLDSWGLSAYDLPSSGGSSPEQTGGHGSSGPPPIRRVEGDSRLGGAVNIQRLEQQAPEPPAYWKLTCPEAVRTEVNSYGMYYRVVGERFSVYSTSRDIIFGCSDFKIVDVAQNFAFRHLSKANFYFGDHHLDSRTPEMFTRTQWMENSFRGGGNGGGN from the coding sequence GTGCGAGCGGGATTCACGCTGCTGGAGATGCTGATTCTCATGGCGCTGACGGCGCTGCTGGTGAGCATTCTCACCCCCAGCCTGTCAAGCAGCCGTTCGAGCGCGCGCAACATCGAGTGCATGAACAACTTGCGCCAGATCGGCACGATGCACTTCGACCCGCTTTCCAAGCTCGATTCATGGGGCCTTTCGGCTTACGACCTGCCAAGTTCCGGTGGATCGTCGCCAGAGCAGACCGGAGGCCACGGCAGCAGCGGCCCGCCGCCGATACGCCGCGTCGAGGGCGATTCCCGCCTCGGGGGCGCCGTCAACATCCAGCGGCTTGAACAGCAGGCTCCCGAACCGCCCGCCTACTGGAAACTGACCTGCCCCGAAGCCGTTCGCACCGAGGTGAACAGCTACGGCATGTACTATCGAGTCGTCGGCGAGCGGTTTTCCGTCTATTCGACCTCGCGCGACATCATCTTCGGCTGCAGCGACTTCAAAATCGTCGATGTTGCCCAGAATTTCGCCTTCCGGCACCTCAGCAAGGCAAACTTCTACTTCGGCGACCACCACCTCGATTCGCGCACGCCTGAAATGTTCACGCGCACCCAGTGGATGGAAAATTCCTTCCGAGGCGGCGGCAACGGCGGCGGAAACTGA
- the pgl gene encoding 6-phosphogluconolactonase, whose product MTDRRPPAYEVSIPPQPPTLPGEVVVADTVEELVERMSSDLLGHSLNCWRAFGDFHMAVSGGSTPAPFYRHLMTDPICRGIPWKKTHLWCVDERRVSVTDENSNWRMIEDHFGAHSGIPRAQQHPMDALSDRVEHEYAKALRAALEWRERGQDRLDYVLLGLGADGHTASLFPHSPALSEDGRLIRINFGPTVVPPDRVTMTLALINSARFVAVMVTGEGKAEIIQRLAANAHARIEDLPIRGVRPLGGTMCWYLDRTACGARA is encoded by the coding sequence ATGACCGACCGACGACCACCCGCGTATGAAGTGTCCATTCCTCCCCAGCCGCCGACCCTGCCGGGCGAAGTTGTCGTGGCGGACACGGTCGAGGAACTCGTCGAGCGCATGTCCAGCGACCTGCTCGGGCACAGCCTGAACTGCTGGCGGGCCTTCGGCGACTTTCACATGGCCGTGTCGGGCGGCTCCACGCCGGCGCCGTTCTACCGCCACCTCATGACCGACCCGATCTGCCGCGGCATTCCGTGGAAAAAGACGCATCTCTGGTGCGTCGATGAACGGCGCGTTTCCGTCACCGACGAAAACAGCAACTGGCGGATGATCGAAGACCACTTCGGCGCCCACTCGGGCATTCCCCGAGCACAGCAGCACCCGATGGACGCCCTGTCAGATCGCGTCGAGCACGAGTACGCCAAGGCCCTGCGGGCGGCGCTGGAGTGGCGCGAACGGGGGCAGGACCGGCTCGACTACGTACTTCTGGGGCTTGGCGCCGATGGCCACACCGCCAGCCTCTTCCCGCACAGCCCGGCGCTGAGCGAAGACGGCCGGCTCATCCGCATCAATTTCGGCCCGACCGTCGTGCCGCCCGATCGCGTCACCATGACGCTGGCGCTGATCAACAGCGCGCGGTTCGTCGCGGTGATGGTCACAGGTGAGGGCAAGGCAGAGATCATCCAAAGGCTCGCCGCCAATGCGCACGCGCGGATCGAGGACCTGCCGATCCGCGGGGTGCGGCCGCTCGGCGGCACGATGTGCTGGTATCTCGACCGCACGGCGTGCGGCGCCCGCGCCTGA
- a CDS encoding aspartate kinase, which yields MGLSVLKFGGTSVANPDLILAVAQRIADVRSQGTRVVVVVSAMGHTTDELVRLGDAVSANPPRREVDMLLSSGEQVSIALLAMALNQLGVPAISHTGAQAGIRTTESHTRARIQSIDTARIMRELDAGRVVIVAGFQGVTEDGQITTLGRGGSDTTAVAVAAALAADSCEIFTDVDGVYTADPRLVPEARKLDRISYDEMLELAVLGAGVMHSRAVQFGQRYRVPIHVRHSRKSDPGTLITEENPEMENASVVGCALKENLGRVSLRDLPNKPGVDAAIFVALAQADINVDDIIQNEASNHGMNMSFTVEHRDLADIKPAMERVLAELGRGELSIDVGLSRVSAVGLGMRSHTGVAAKMFSALADAGINIFNITTSEIKISCIINRSEGEKAIKAVHAAFGLSGDQSPAVDTLTPVAAARRSTANAAK from the coding sequence ATGGGACTGAGCGTACTCAAATTCGGCGGGACGTCCGTTGCCAACCCCGATCTGATCCTCGCCGTCGCCCAGCGCATCGCCGACGTTCGGTCCCAAGGAACCCGGGTGGTCGTGGTCGTCTCGGCCATGGGCCACACTACCGATGAACTCGTCCGCCTTGGCGACGCGGTGAGCGCCAACCCCCCTCGCCGCGAGGTGGACATGCTCCTCTCGTCGGGCGAACAGGTCTCGATTGCCCTGCTGGCCATGGCGTTGAATCAACTCGGCGTGCCGGCGATCAGCCACACCGGCGCCCAAGCGGGAATCCGGACGACCGAATCGCACACGCGGGCCAGAATCCAGAGCATCGATACGGCCCGCATCATGCGCGAACTCGACGCCGGCCGGGTCGTCATCGTCGCGGGATTCCAGGGCGTGACCGAAGACGGCCAGATCACCACGCTCGGACGCGGCGGTTCGGACACCACCGCCGTCGCGGTGGCGGCGGCTCTGGCTGCTGATTCCTGTGAGATCTTCACCGACGTGGACGGCGTGTACACGGCCGATCCGCGACTCGTGCCTGAAGCGCGGAAACTTGATCGCATCTCGTACGACGAGATGCTTGAACTGGCGGTGCTCGGCGCCGGCGTCATGCACAGCCGGGCTGTGCAGTTCGGCCAGCGCTACCGCGTGCCCATCCACGTGCGCCACAGCCGCAAGAGCGACCCGGGCACGCTGATCACCGAGGAGAATCCGGAAATGGAAAACGCGTCGGTCGTCGGATGCGCGCTCAAGGAGAATCTCGGCCGCGTCAGTCTGCGCGACCTGCCCAACAAGCCCGGCGTGGATGCGGCGATCTTCGTCGCGCTGGCGCAGGCGGACATCAACGTGGACGACATCATTCAGAATGAAGCGTCGAACCACGGCATGAACATGTCCTTCACCGTCGAGCATCGCGACCTGGCGGACATAAAGCCCGCCATGGAGCGCGTGCTGGCGGAACTCGGCCGCGGCGAACTCTCCATCGACGTTGGCTTGTCGCGCGTCTCAGCCGTCGGCCTGGGGATGCGCAGCCACACGGGCGTGGCGGCGAAGATGTTCTCGGCTCTGGCCGATGCGGGCATCAACATCTTCAATATCACGACCAGCGAGATCAAGATTTCGTGCATCATCAATCGCAGCGAAGGCGAGAAGGCGATCAAAGCCGTGCATGCCGCGTTCGGTCTCTCGGGAGATCAATCGCCGGCCGTGGACACGCTCACGCCGGTGGCCGCAGCGCGCCGCTCCACCGCCAACGCCGCCAAGTGA
- a CDS encoding beta-galactosidase encodes MATVTHDGQSLLIDGRRFWIVSGTIDYFRIPRALWVDRIRMAAAAGLNTILVRCPWALHEPRKGEYYFEDQADVAAFVKMISDHGLKCILRPGPYIGGEYDLGGMPSWLLAEPDLKVRQGTAPFLEASSRYFGKLLKVLSPFSGRSGGPIVLVQVEHEWHCGNQEAADAYLHEIARFIREHDFDLPLVNTNNLWQRREETIDTWSGRENLLMNLRQLRAIQPNRPLIVGDYWTGHVDCWDVPQTPPMAPPTLIHELAQVLAAGAQFNLAPFHGGTNFGFDGARLPGATDRFVATSNDGGAPLGESGAVRPSYLAVRKICFFASQFARVFANLQPSPGGAVLGVMPEKSGRKVSRPGYSVVHLGGAQGELVFVFADDHTRSDSTTILLPNGRAVPIHFGVQPVAWCLLNTHVGGRAKLDWTNLNAFAGNGKNLLVLYGPAGSRGLLSINYSVIEIEVPSSQTPAIEFHEDMTIVVCNEEAIDFTYVKGDTAYVGIEGFDSQGKHIPAGAWSQHFIIQGSGEHEAIPTEPPPRRSPRATMTEWTSAGMDDHITGKAPRFATIDGPSTQEQCAAGSGYGLIRIVNHKWPRRKMKILAPGAGDRVHLYVKGQLKSILGYGPGATGAIADIALPAGRNGTLVALIDNLGRFAGGNDMHEGKGLTQHLHEIKPKRVGKPKVVPTPPRRPFDVRPYLEGLHNGDVTTGHDVQWSFEHRTKSALIVEIGGAHTPALILLNDQCIGFYSGQTGRPLIHLVLDEAGGLRKGRNTFQLAPLHAGGEQELENAVRFYDSKSVLTDKATWSFAKWEQPRPNLFKLHDKIRAKALAGRPAWYRTTFSCSEAPRALWVEPNGLSKGQIYLNGRNIGRYFVATHTGQKVGPQERYYLPESWVKYDEPNELVLFEEHGRDPSNVKLVYADSAF; translated from the coding sequence ATGGCAACTGTCACGCACGATGGGCAATCTCTCCTCATCGATGGACGCCGCTTTTGGATCGTCAGCGGGACGATCGATTACTTTCGCATCCCGCGAGCGTTGTGGGTTGACCGCATCCGCATGGCGGCGGCGGCGGGTCTGAACACGATCCTCGTCCGCTGCCCCTGGGCGCTGCACGAGCCGCGCAAGGGCGAGTACTACTTCGAAGATCAGGCCGACGTCGCTGCGTTCGTGAAGATGATCAGCGACCATGGGCTCAAGTGCATTCTGCGTCCCGGCCCGTACATCGGCGGCGAGTATGATCTCGGCGGGATGCCTTCCTGGCTTCTGGCCGAGCCGGATCTCAAGGTGCGCCAGGGCACTGCTCCGTTTCTCGAAGCCTCAAGCCGGTACTTTGGCAAACTGCTCAAAGTGCTCTCGCCGTTTTCCGGCCGCTCCGGCGGGCCGATCGTGCTCGTGCAGGTTGAGCACGAGTGGCACTGCGGCAATCAGGAAGCGGCGGACGCGTACCTGCACGAAATCGCGCGCTTTATTCGCGAGCACGATTTCGATCTCCCGCTCGTCAACACGAACAACCTGTGGCAGCGCCGCGAAGAAACGATCGACACCTGGAGCGGTCGCGAGAACTTGCTGATGAATCTGCGCCAACTGCGCGCGATTCAGCCGAACCGGCCGCTCATCGTCGGCGACTACTGGACGGGTCACGTCGACTGCTGGGACGTGCCGCAGACGCCTCCGATGGCGCCCCCGACGCTGATTCACGAACTGGCGCAGGTGCTCGCGGCCGGAGCGCAGTTCAACCTCGCCCCATTCCACGGCGGAACGAACTTCGGCTTTGATGGCGCACGCCTGCCGGGCGCGACCGATCGATTCGTTGCGACTTCGAACGACGGCGGCGCGCCGCTCGGTGAATCGGGCGCCGTCAGGCCGTCGTATCTGGCCGTGCGAAAAATCTGCTTCTTTGCGTCGCAGTTCGCCCGCGTCTTCGCCAATCTCCAGCCTTCGCCCGGCGGCGCCGTGCTCGGCGTCATGCCTGAAAAGAGCGGTCGAAAAGTCAGTCGCCCCGGGTACTCGGTCGTGCATCTCGGCGGGGCGCAGGGCGAGCTCGTCTTCGTGTTCGCCGACGACCACACGCGATCGGACTCGACGACCATACTGCTGCCCAACGGGCGCGCGGTGCCCATTCATTTCGGCGTGCAGCCCGTGGCGTGGTGCCTGCTCAATACCCACGTCGGCGGGCGCGCGAAACTCGATTGGACCAACCTCAACGCATTCGCGGGCAACGGCAAGAACCTGCTCGTCCTCTACGGTCCGGCCGGTTCGCGCGGCCTGCTCAGCATTAATTACAGCGTGATCGAGATCGAAGTGCCGTCGAGCCAGACCCCCGCAATCGAGTTCCACGAGGACATGACCATCGTCGTGTGCAACGAGGAGGCGATCGACTTCACCTACGTGAAGGGCGACACCGCCTACGTGGGCATCGAAGGCTTCGATTCGCAGGGCAAACACATTCCCGCGGGCGCGTGGAGCCAGCACTTCATCATTCAGGGCAGCGGCGAGCACGAGGCGATCCCCACCGAGCCGCCTCCGCGCCGCTCGCCGCGCGCGACCATGACCGAGTGGACGTCGGCGGGCATGGACGACCACATCACGGGCAAAGCGCCCCGCTTCGCCACGATCGACGGCCCGAGCACGCAGGAGCAGTGCGCGGCGGGCTCGGGCTACGGGTTGATTCGCATCGTGAACCACAAGTGGCCCCGCCGCAAGATGAAGATCCTCGCGCCCGGCGCCGGCGACCGGGTGCACCTCTACGTCAAGGGGCAACTCAAGTCAATTCTCGGCTACGGCCCAGGCGCTACCGGCGCCATCGCCGACATCGCGCTGCCGGCCGGCCGCAACGGCACGCTCGTGGCGCTGATCGACAACCTTGGCCGCTTCGCCGGCGGCAACGACATGCACGAAGGAAAGGGCCTGACGCAACACCTGCACGAGATCAAGCCCAAGCGCGTGGGCAAGCCCAAGGTCGTGCCGACGCCGCCGCGCCGGCCGTTTGACGTTCGACCCTACCTCGAGGGTCTTCACAACGGCGACGTGACCACCGGACACGACGTGCAGTGGTCATTCGAACATCGAACCAAGTCGGCGCTCATCGTCGAGATCGGCGGGGCACACACGCCCGCGCTGATCCTGCTCAACGACCAGTGCATCGGCTTCTACTCCGGCCAGACGGGCCGGCCGCTGATCCACCTCGTGCTCGATGAAGCCGGCGGGCTGCGCAAGGGCCGCAACACGTTTCAACTCGCGCCGCTCCACGCAGGCGGCGAGCAGGAACTCGAAAACGCCGTGCGCTTCTACGACTCCAAGTCCGTGCTCACTGACAAGGCGACGTGGTCGTTTGCGAAGTGGGAGCAACCGCGGCCGAACCTGTTCAAGTTGCACGACAAGATTCGAGCGAAGGCGCTCGCCGGGCGGCCGGCGTGGTATCGCACGACCTTCTCGTGCTCGGAGGCGCCGCGGGCTTTGTGGGTCGAACCCAATGGCCTGAGCAAGGGGCAGATCTACCTCAACGGCCGCAACATCGGTCGCTACTTCGTGGCGACGCACACGGGCCAGAAGGTCGGGCCGCAGGAACGCTATTATTTGCCGGAGTCCTGGGTGAAGTACGACGAGCCGAACGAACTCGTCCTCTTCGAGGAGCACGGCCGCGATCCATCCAACGTCAAACTCGTCTACGCCGACTCCGCGTTCTGA